DNA sequence from the Chroococcidiopsis sp. TS-821 genome:
TCACGCTGTAGCAGTTATTATTGTCTTTCTTTTAAGTATTTTTCTTTTACTGGCAATAGTTTTCACAATTGGTTTAGCAATTTTATCGCAAGGCGAACAACTCCTCAATCAAGCTCCAGAATTATTAAACAGTTTTTTACCAATAGTAGAACGAATCGAACAACTACTTCAGCGATTGAACTTTCAAGTAGATTTTAATGCAATTGAAGAACAACTTCGCAATCAAGCTTTAGCAGGGCTAGGATTTGGCTTTGCTACTTTGCAAGCAATCGTGACGAATATCGTTGATTTGATTATTATTGCAGTCATAGCACTATTTATGTTGCTCGATGGTAAAAGACTTTGGGATTTTCTTTTACAAGTCTTTCCACCGCAATTTCGTGAAAAGTTGACTCGTGCGGTTCAACATAATTTTCTTGGCTTCTTTTGGGGACGGTTTTTGCTGTCGCTGTTTTTTGGCGTATCAGTTTATCTTGTCTTGCTACTACTGCAAGCACCTTTTGCTTTACTGCTAGCAGCGATCGCTGGTGTCTTCGATCTCATTCCAGGGATTGGCGCCACCATCGGAGTCACTTTAGTATCAATAATCTTGTTACCTCAAGGAGTGTGGCTCAGTTTGCAAGTTTTAATCGGTTGCGTTCTTTTGCAACAAGTTGAAGAAAATG
Encoded proteins:
- a CDS encoding AI-2E family transporter, whose protein sequence is MSESPIKPIWNRLNNSALVRVLLLIALGWAIAQILAYFEHVIVTFIFAAVFAFLLSYPVRWVERFLPHAVAVIIVFLLSIFLLLAIVFTIGLAILSQGEQLLNQAPELLNSFLPIVERIEQLLQRLNFQVDFNAIEEQLRNQALAGLGFGFATLQAIVTNIVDLIIIAVIALFMLLDGKRLWDFLLQVFPPQFREKLTRAVQHNFLGFFWGRFLLSLFFGVSVYLVLLLLQAPFALLLAAIAGVFDLIPGIGATIGVTLVSIILLPQGVWLSLQVLIGCVLLQQVEENVLMPKIMQGSLNVNPVVMFFALLVGARIAGLVGVFLSVPIAGVLISLFELNQLKAERKEDK